The genomic DNA CGCGACGAAGCGGAGCAGGGCGGCACGGGACGCAGCGCGGCGCTGCTGCATGCGATCAAGGGCAGTGCGGGAACGATGGGCGCCAAGGCGCTCGCCGATACGGCAGCGGCGCTTGAACATCGCGTGATCGAGGCGGACGACGCGGACGAGGGCCAGGCAGCGGCATCCGTCTCGCACGTTGACGTGGATAGCCTCGAACGTCTGCTGCTCGATAGCGTTGCACGGTTGCGTGTCGTGTTCGGCAGCAAGCAAAGCGCGCATGCGGCGGACGCCGCGCAGCTGCAGACGGACGAATATCGCGAGCGGCTTGGACGCCTGCTCGAACGGCTGGAGTCGTCCAATCTGGAAGCGCTCGATCTCGCCGAAACGCTCGCGCCGCATGTGCCGTCGGCGTTGCAGCCGCGCTTCGACCGGCTGCTCGCCGAGATCGAAGCGCTCGATTTCGTCACGGCTGCCGCAAGCACCCGTGAGATGCTGGATAACCTGACATGCTAGAACACATCCCCGGAGACTGGGCTCACACGTTCACGCGGCGTCCGAAGGTGCTCATCGCGGACGATCAGCCCGTCAACGTTCGCGCGCTGCATGCGCTCTTCAAGGACGATTGCGACGTGTTCATGGCGACGAGTGGCGCGCAGACCATCGAGCTGTGCCACAAGGTGATGCCCGACCTGATCTTGCTCGACGTCGTGATGGACGGCATGGACGGCCACGAAGTGTGCCGCCGCCTGAAAGCCGATCCGCTGACGCACACGATTCCCATCATCTTCGTCACCGCGCAGACCAACGAAGCCGACGAGGAGTATGGCCTGTCGCTCGGTGCGGTCGACTTCATCACGAAACCGGTCAAGCCGGCGATTGTGCGCGCGCGGGTGCGCGCGCATCTGTCGTTGAAAATGCAGGGCGACGTGCTGCGCTCGATTGCGCTCGTCGACGGCCTGACGGGCGTCGGCAACCGGCGCAAGTTCGAAGAGGATTTCGACGCGAGCTGGCGGCACTGCCTGCGCGAATCTACGCCGCTGTCACTGGTGATGGTCGATGTCGATTACTTCAAGCGCTACAACGACCGTTACGGACATCAGGCGGGCGACCGTTGTCTGCAAACCGTCGCGAAACGGCTGACGGAAACGCTGCGCCGCCCTTACGACACCGTCGGCCGTTATGGCGGCGAGGAGTTCGCCTGCCTGTTGCCGAACACGCCGCTCGAAGCGGCAACACGTCTCGCGATGCGCATGGAAGAGGCCGTGCGCGCGCTCAAGCTCGAGCATCTCGATTCGGGCTGTGCGGAGACAGTCACGATCTCGGCGGGTGTCGCGACGCTGCTCCCGACTGATGATTCGCAGCCCTCCGAGCTCATTGATGCCGCCGACCGCCAGCTTTATGAAGCGAAGCACGCGGGACGCGGCCGCGTCGCTTCGCCGATGCGCATGATGGAAGGGTAGGTCGCCCATACGAGGCGCATCACGCCCTCTCGCGCGGCATCGCTTGCAGCGTATCGACGATCTCGCGCATCAGCGCCTTGCGGTCATCCGACGCGCGCTGCACCATGCCGACCGTGCGCAGCGTCGGCGGGCTGGAAATGGGGATCACGCGCAATAGCGGGTCGTTCAGCCAGTTGCCGCGTATCAGCAGCGGCAGCACCGCGACGCCGACTTTCTCGCGCACCAGCGCGACGATCGTTTCGATCGAATTGAGTTCGAGATACTCGTTGACCATCAAGCCTGCTTTTTCCAGCGCCTGTTCGACGACCTGGCCGGTGCGCACGCGCCGGTCGAAGCGCAGAAAACCGTGGCTGCGCAGGATGCGCTGCGGATCGTTGTCGGTGACGTCGCGGCTTACGACAAGCATCATTGGTTCCGTGTAGAGCGTGGTCCACTTCAGCGTGTCGGACAGCGATTCGTCCGCGCGCGCGACCACGGCAGCAACGTCCACTTCGCCCACTTCCACCATGTTCGCCAATTCATTCGAGCGTGCCGACAGCAGGCGCACGTCGAGCCGAGGATGAGCAGCCTTTAGCCTCGCCACGGCCAGCGACAGCGCACCAATCACCGACACCACCGCACCGATGGTCACAGGCCCTTCCATCGCATCAGCCGGCTTGCCTTCGAGTTCAGCCAGCAGATCGAGAATCTGCTCGACCTTTGGCCAGATCGCCTGACCGTGCTGCGTCAACGTAATCTGCCGCCCTCTGCGATCGAACAGTTGCCGCCCCAACGCCTCTTCGAGCCCGCGCATCTGCAGGCTGACGGCGGCCTGCGTCAGCGCGACTTTATCGGCGGCGGCCGAGAACGAGCCGGTGCGGGCAACGGCCTTGAAGGTCTTCAACATGCGAAGCGTCGGCATGGGCGGTTCCGGATCTGATATTCACGGTCGATCGCACGATCGACTCATGAGAAAAACTTAAGTATGGAAAAGAAAGTTTAATATTTTTTGTACGATGGCCGCCAGTATGATCGTTCGATGACGATCTGCAAGGACGAGCAACACGATGCGGAGTACCCAGGCATGACCGGTGCTGAACGCCAACCGGTTCTCGATGTACGCGGCTTCTCGTTGAAGTTTTCGAACGCGCCCGATGTGCCCAATGTCGTCGATAACGTCTCTTTTCCCGTTCATGCAGGCGAGACGCTGTGCATGGTCGGCGAGTCGGGCTGCGGCAAGAGCGTCACGTCGCTGGCGCTGATGGGTCTGCTTGCGAGTCCGCCCGCGCGTCGAGTGGCGGGCACTGCGCATTTCGAAGGCATGGATCTGTTCGCGCTGTCCGAGCGCGAACTGGCCGACATTCGCGGCAACCGGATGTCGATGATCTTCCAGGAGCCGATGACCTCGCTCAATCCTGCCTATACGATCGGCGAGCAGATTGGCGAGAGCATCCGGCGGCATCGCGGCATCGGGCGTGCAGAGGCGCGCGAAGAAGCGCTGAAGATGCTGCGCCTCGTTCATATTCCCGCACCCGAAACGCGGCTCGACACTTTCCCGCATCAACTGTCCGGCGGCATGCGCCAACGCGTGATGATCGCGATGGCGCTCGCGAACAGCCCGCGTCTTCTGATCGCCGACGAGCCGACTACCGCGCTCGACGTGACCATCCAGGCGCAAGTGCTGTCGCTCGTACGCACGCTTCAGGCGGAGACGGGCACGGCGATGCTGCTGATCACGCACGACCTCGGCGTGGTCGCCGAAGTCGCGGATCACGTCGCGGTGATGTATGCGGGCAGGATCGTCGAATACGGCACGGTCGCCGATCTGTTCGACGATCCGCAGCACCCGTACACGATCGGCCTGATGGGCGCGATTCCGTCCGTCGGCAAGCGAGAAGGGTCGCTCGCGACGATTCGCGGCTCGGTGCCTTCGCCCGAGCAGATGCCGCGCGGCTGCCGCTTCGCGCCGCGCTGCCCGTTCGCGGAGCAGCGCTGCATCGACGCCGCGCCGCCCGACCGGACGCTTTCGGGCGAGCATCGCGTCGCATGCTGGCTCGCGCCCGTCGAACAACTCGTCAAGCCGGTGCAGCAGAAGGAGCTGACATGACGAGCCCGAAGCACATCGCGACACCCATCCTCGAAGCGAGCGCGCTGACCAAACGCTTCGGCGGCGAGCGGCAGATGTTCGCGCGTACGCCGACTGTGCATGCCGTCAACGAAGTGTCGTTCGCCGTGCAGACGGGCGAGACGTTTGCGATCGTCGGCGAATCGGGTTGCGGCAAGTCGACGCTCGGCCGTCTGCTGCTGCGCCTGATCGACGCGACGCAAGGCCGCGTGCTTTATCAGGGCGAAGACATCACGCACTGGCAAGGCGCAAAGCTGCGCCGCTTGCGCCGCGAGATGCAGATCATTTTTCAGGACCCGTTCGCGTCGCTTAATCCGGGCATGACGATCGGGCAGATCATCGGCGAGCCGGTGGCGTTTCATGGTCTCGCGCACAATGCATCGGAGCGGCGCGAGCGCGTCGCGCAACTATTGACCAAGGTCGGCCTGCAACCCGCGTATGCGGAGCGCTATCCGCATGAGTTTTCGGGCGGGCAGCGGCAGCGCATCGGCATTGCGCGGGCGCTGGCGGGCGAGCCGAAGCTTATCGTCGGCGACGAGCCGGTCTCGGCGCTCGATGTGTCCGTGCAGGCGCAGGTCATCAATCTGCTCGAATCGCTGAAGGCGGAACTCGGCCTCACGCTCGTCATGGTCGCGCACGATCTCGCCGTGATCCGCCATATGAGCGACCGCGTCGCCGTGATGTACCTCGGCGAAATCGTCGAACTGGCGCAGGTCGACGAACTGTTCGACGCGCCGCTGCATCCCTACACGCAAGCGTTGTTGCGCGCGATTCCCGCCAGCAGTCCGCATGAGCGGCGCACGAAGCCCGCCTTGCAAGGCGATCTGCCGAGCCCGACCGCGCCGCCGCCGGGCTGCCGTTTTCATACGCGCTGTCCGCACGCGAGGCCGCGCTGCTCGCAGGAACGTCCGATCGCCGAAACACTTCCGGGCGGGCGGCAGGTCGCCTGTCATTTCTGGCGCGACGTGCAGAACGCGGGCGGCGGCGCGCCGCTCGCCGCGAGCGTCAGCACGAAGTTGAACGAGCGCCTCGCGATCTACCGCGAGAAGCAGGCAGCGCTGACAGCGAACGCGAACCCATAGCACAACCTCTGATGGCAACCCGAACTGCAACAAGGACACAACGCATGCGAAGAATGTTGATTGCCGCCGCGCTCGCATTGGGCGCTTCCGCCGCGATGGCCCAAAGCACCATCCGCATTGGCTTGCAGGACGATATCGGCTCGCTCGATCCGGCGCGCAGCGTGCAGTTCGTCGACCGCATCGTGTTTGCGTCGCTGTGCAATTCGCTCGTCGATGTGTCACCGGACCTGAAGATCGTGCCGATGCTCGCGACGTCGTGGACGACGAGTCCCGACGGCAAGAGCCTGACTTTCAAGCTGCGCCAGGGCGTGAAGTTCCAGAACGACGAGCCGTTCAACGCGGCCGCCGTGAAGGCGAATCTCGACCGCTATCGCAGTCTGCCGACGAGTAATCGCAAGAGCGAGCTATCGTCCGTCGATCACGTCGATGTCGTGGACGACGGCACCGTGAAGATCGTGCTGAAGCAGCCGGACGCCGCACTGCTCGCCACGTTGTCCGACCGCGCCGGCATGATGCTCGCGCCGAAGACGCTCGCCGATGCCGCTGGCGTCGGTTCGCATCCTGTGTGCTCGGGGCCGTACAAGTTCGTGCAGCGCGTGCAGAACGATCGCGTGGTGTTGGAGAAATTCGCGGGCTATTGGGACGCGGACAAGTACCCGATCCAGCGCGTCGTGTTCCAGCCGATTCCCGACAGCACCGTGCGTCTCGCGAACCTTCGCTCCGGCTCGCTCGATATGCTCGAACGTCTGGCACCTTCCGATGTCGCATCCGTGAAGGGCGACGCGAACGTGCAGTTCAAGCCGGTCACTGGCCTTGGCTTCTACTACGTGACCTTCAACATCAACAACGGGCCGCGCGGCAACAATCCGCTGAAGGACAAGCGCGTGCGCCAGGCGTTCGAACTGTCGATCGATCGCGACGCCATCGATCAGGTGATCGGCGCGGGCATTTTCTCGCCGGCCAACCAGGGCATTCCGAAGTCGAGCCCGTACTACAACACGTCGCTGCCGACCACGAAGCGCGACGTCGCGAAAGCGAAGGCGTTGCTGAAAGCAGCAGGTCAAGAGCATCCGACTGTCGAGTTCGCGTATCCGAACAACACGGTCGCGAGCCAGATCACGCAGATGCTTCAGGCCATGCTGAGCGAGTCAGGCATCACGCTGAAGCTGCGTCCGAGCGATTACGCGACGGAGCTGAACGCCGGACATAGCGGCGATTTCGAGGCGATGTACACGGGCTGGTCGGGCCGCGTCGACCCAGACGGCAACCTGCATCAGTTCAACACCTGCGCGGGCAACCTGAACTACGCGCACTACTGCAACCAGCAGGTCGACTCGCTGCTCGATAACGCGCGCACGCGGCTCACCCCGGCCGAGCGCAAGACGGACTACGACGCCGCCGGCAAGATCCTCGCCGACGACGACCCGATCGTCTATCTGTACGCGCAACCGTGGCCGTTCGTGCTGTCGAAGAAAGTGCAGGGCTTCACGCCTTCCGCCGACGGTCTGGTGCGTCTGCGCGGCGTGTCGGTGAAGGGCTGAGCATCATGCTGAGGATCATCGCGAATCGCATGCTGGTGGCCGTGCCGACGCTGATCCTGGTGTCGGTGCTGATCTTCGGCCTGCAAAAGCTGCTGCCGGGCGACCCGGTGCTGGCGATGGCGGGCGAAGATCAGGACGCGCAGGTCATCGCGACGCTGCGGGTGAAGTATCACCTCGATCAGCCCGTGCCGACGCAGTACGCGCTGTGGGTGCGCGACGTCGCGCACGGCAATCTCGGCTCGTCGCTGCGCACGGACGTGCCCGTTCGCTCGCTGATCGCGCAGAAGCTGCCCGTCACGCTCCAGCTCGCGGTGATGGCGATGATCCTCGCAATCGGCATCGGCATCCCAGCCGGCGTGATTTCGGCGGCGAGCCGCGGCGGGCCGCTCGATTACGCGGCGAACATCTTCGCTCTGTCGGGCATGTCGATACCGAACTTCTGGCTCGGCATCATGCTGATCTTCATTGTTTCGGTGCGCTGGCATCTGCTGCCGTCGTCGGGCTATGTGTCGCCGGGCGAGGACTTCTGGCTCAGCATCAAGACGATGCTGATGCCCGCGTTCGTGCTGGGCGCGGCGCTCGGCGCGCAACTGATGCGCCACACGCGCAGCGCGATGCTCGGCGTGCTGCGCACCGACTACATCCGCACCGCGCGCGCGAAGGGCCTGTTGCGCGGCGCCGTGGTCGTCAAGCACGCGTTCCGCAATGCTCTGATCCCCATCGTCACCGTGCTTGCGTTGCTGTTCGGCGAACTGCTCGCAGGCGCCGTGCTGACCGAGCAGGTGTTCACGATTCCCGGCTTCGGCAAGCTGGTCGTCGATGCCGTTTTCAATCGCGATTACCCCGTCGTGCAAGGCGTCGTGCTCGTCACGGCGCTGGCGTTCATCGTCGTGAATCTGTGCGCCGACGTGCTGTATATCCTGCTCAATCCCCGACTGAGGCGCAGTTGATGGCTACTTCAATCGATGCACGTTCCGCGACGGCGCTGCCGCGCCGCAAGCGCCGTGGTCTCGTGCGCTTCATGCGCAACCGGGCGGCCGTGTTCGGCGCAATCCTCGTCGCGTTGATCGTCGTGATGGCCGTGTTCGCGCCGTGGCTCACGCAGTACGACCCGGTGCAGGCGAGCTTCATGACCGTGCGCCAGGCGCCGTCGGCGGCGCATTGGTTCGGCACCGACGAACTCGGCCGCGACGTGTTGAGCCGCCTGCTGTACGGCGCGCGCGCGTCGCTGCTGGCGGGCGTCGTGTCGGTCGGTATAGCGGTCGTGCTGGGCGTGCCGCTCGGTTTGCTCGCGGGCTATTTCGGCAAGCTCGTCGACGGCGTGATCTCGCGTATCGCCGACGCGCTGCTGTCCATTCCCTTTCTGATTCTCGCGATTGCGTTGAGCGCGTTTCTCGGGCCGAGCCTGACGAATGCCATGGCCGCGATCGGCATTTCGGCGATGCCGCGCTTCATCCGCCTCACGCGCGGACAGGCGATCAGCGTGAAAGCGGAAGAGTACGTGGAAGGCGCGCGCGCGATCGGTCTCGATCACGCGCGCATCATTCTGCGTTACATTCTGCCGAACGTGCTGCCGCCCATCATCGTGCAGGCAAGCCTCACGGTGGCGAGCGCGATCATCGCCGAAGCGAGCCTGTCGTTCCTCGGGCTCGGACAATTGCCGCCCGCGCCGTCGTGGGGATCGATGCTCAACACAGCGAAGGACTTCGTCAGCCAGGCGCCGTGGATGTCGATCTTTCCCGGCATCGCGATCTTCCTGGCCGTGCTCGGCTTCAACCTGCTCGGCGACGGTCTGCGCGACGCGCTCGATCCGCGCGAGTCCTGATTCGAGTCCCTGATTTTTTATGCAGCGGCGTGGCTCAAGATGGCGCTGCAGTCGAACTGGCAAAACCCTAAGAGTGACAACATGACAAGCTTCAACTGGCAGAACCCGTATCCCACGCTGCGCATGCCCGTGTTTGCGCGCAACATCGTCTCGACTTCGCAGCCGCTCGCCGCGCAGGCCGGCTTGCGCATGCTGTGGAAAGGCGGCAATGCCGTCGATGCCGCGATCGCGGCCGCCGCGGCGATCACCGTCGTCGAGCCTGTGTCGAACGGCCTGGGCAGCGATGCATTCGCGCTCGTGTGGGACGGCAAGAAGCTGCATGGGTTGAATGCTTCGGGCGTCTCGCCCGCCGCATGGAACGTCGATTACTTCAAGCGCAAATACGGCGAGAACAACGGCGTCGCCACGCAACCCGTGCGGGGCTGGGATACCGTCACGGTGCCGGGCGCAATCGCAGGCTGGGAAGCGCTGCACAAGAAGTTCGGCTCGCTGCCGTTCGCCGACCTGATGGAGCCCGCCATCGAGATCGCCGAACGCGGCCACGCGGTGGCAAGCGTCGTCGCACGCAAGTGGGCGGCCGCCGTGCCCGAGCTGAAGAACCAGCCGGGTTTCGCCGATGCCTTCATGCCGCACGGCCGCGCGCCCGAAGTCAGCGAACTGATCCGCATGCCAGGCCACGCGAAGACCCTGCGCCTGCTCGCGGAAAAAGGCCCGCGCGCTTACTACGAAGGCGAAATCGCCGA from Paraburkholderia terrae includes the following:
- a CDS encoding ABC transporter permease; translation: MATSIDARSATALPRRKRRGLVRFMRNRAAVFGAILVALIVVMAVFAPWLTQYDPVQASFMTVRQAPSAAHWFGTDELGRDVLSRLLYGARASLLAGVVSVGIAVVLGVPLGLLAGYFGKLVDGVISRIADALLSIPFLILAIALSAFLGPSLTNAMAAIGISAMPRFIRLTRGQAISVKAEEYVEGARAIGLDHARIILRYILPNVLPPIIVQASLTVASAIIAEASLSFLGLGQLPPAPSWGSMLNTAKDFVSQAPWMSIFPGIAIFLAVLGFNLLGDGLRDALDPRES
- a CDS encoding ABC transporter permease; translation: MLRIIANRMLVAVPTLILVSVLIFGLQKLLPGDPVLAMAGEDQDAQVIATLRVKYHLDQPVPTQYALWVRDVAHGNLGSSLRTDVPVRSLIAQKLPVTLQLAVMAMILAIGIGIPAGVISAASRGGPLDYAANIFALSGMSIPNFWLGIMLIFIVSVRWHLLPSSGYVSPGEDFWLSIKTMLMPAFVLGAALGAQLMRHTRSAMLGVLRTDYIRTARAKGLLRGAVVVKHAFRNALIPIVTVLALLFGELLAGAVLTEQVFTIPGFGKLVVDAVFNRDYPVVQGVVLVTALAFIVVNLCADVLYILLNPRLRRS
- a CDS encoding diguanylate cyclase domain-containing protein — translated: MLEHIPGDWAHTFTRRPKVLIADDQPVNVRALHALFKDDCDVFMATSGAQTIELCHKVMPDLILLDVVMDGMDGHEVCRRLKADPLTHTIPIIFVTAQTNEADEEYGLSLGAVDFITKPVKPAIVRARVRAHLSLKMQGDVLRSIALVDGLTGVGNRRKFEEDFDASWRHCLRESTPLSLVMVDVDYFKRYNDRYGHQAGDRCLQTVAKRLTETLRRPYDTVGRYGGEEFACLLPNTPLEAATRLAMRMEEAVRALKLEHLDSGCAETVTISAGVATLLPTDDSQPSELIDAADRQLYEAKHAGRGRVASPMRMMEG
- a CDS encoding ABC transporter substrate-binding protein; this translates as MRRMLIAAALALGASAAMAQSTIRIGLQDDIGSLDPARSVQFVDRIVFASLCNSLVDVSPDLKIVPMLATSWTTSPDGKSLTFKLRQGVKFQNDEPFNAAAVKANLDRYRSLPTSNRKSELSSVDHVDVVDDGTVKIVLKQPDAALLATLSDRAGMMLAPKTLADAAGVGSHPVCSGPYKFVQRVQNDRVVLEKFAGYWDADKYPIQRVVFQPIPDSTVRLANLRSGSLDMLERLAPSDVASVKGDANVQFKPVTGLGFYYVTFNINNGPRGNNPLKDKRVRQAFELSIDRDAIDQVIGAGIFSPANQGIPKSSPYYNTSLPTTKRDVAKAKALLKAAGQEHPTVEFAYPNNTVASQITQMLQAMLSESGITLKLRPSDYATELNAGHSGDFEAMYTGWSGRVDPDGNLHQFNTCAGNLNYAHYCNQQVDSLLDNARTRLTPAERKTDYDAAGKILADDDPIVYLYAQPWPFVLSKKVQGFTPSADGLVRLRGVSVKG
- a CDS encoding ABC transporter ATP-binding protein; translated protein: MTGAERQPVLDVRGFSLKFSNAPDVPNVVDNVSFPVHAGETLCMVGESGCGKSVTSLALMGLLASPPARRVAGTAHFEGMDLFALSERELADIRGNRMSMIFQEPMTSLNPAYTIGEQIGESIRRHRGIGRAEAREEALKMLRLVHIPAPETRLDTFPHQLSGGMRQRVMIAMALANSPRLLIADEPTTALDVTIQAQVLSLVRTLQAETGTAMLLITHDLGVVAEVADHVAVMYAGRIVEYGTVADLFDDPQHPYTIGLMGAIPSVGKREGSLATIRGSVPSPEQMPRGCRFAPRCPFAEQRCIDAAPPDRTLSGEHRVACWLAPVEQLVKPVQQKELT
- a CDS encoding LysR family transcriptional regulator; its protein translation is MPTLRMLKTFKAVARTGSFSAAADKVALTQAAVSLQMRGLEEALGRQLFDRRGRQITLTQHGQAIWPKVEQILDLLAELEGKPADAMEGPVTIGAVVSVIGALSLAVARLKAAHPRLDVRLLSARSNELANMVEVGEVDVAAVVARADESLSDTLKWTTLYTEPMMLVVSRDVTDNDPQRILRSHGFLRFDRRVRTGQVVEQALEKAGLMVNEYLELNSIETIVALVREKVGVAVLPLLIRGNWLNDPLLRVIPISSPPTLRTVGMVQRASDDRKALMREIVDTLQAMPRERA
- a CDS encoding ABC transporter ATP-binding protein, whose protein sequence is MTSPKHIATPILEASALTKRFGGERQMFARTPTVHAVNEVSFAVQTGETFAIVGESGCGKSTLGRLLLRLIDATQGRVLYQGEDITHWQGAKLRRLRREMQIIFQDPFASLNPGMTIGQIIGEPVAFHGLAHNASERRERVAQLLTKVGLQPAYAERYPHEFSGGQRQRIGIARALAGEPKLIVGDEPVSALDVSVQAQVINLLESLKAELGLTLVMVAHDLAVIRHMSDRVAVMYLGEIVELAQVDELFDAPLHPYTQALLRAIPASSPHERRTKPALQGDLPSPTAPPPGCRFHTRCPHARPRCSQERPIAETLPGGRQVACHFWRDVQNAGGGAPLAASVSTKLNERLAIYREKQAALTANANP